In the genome of Fulvivirga maritima, one region contains:
- a CDS encoding eCIS core domain-containing protein, which translates to MNIPADKSTKHKGQTASVSVAQQGIRSVPTFQLVDKRPEAIAQRKMQSKVNDSALVQKAVQFQEKANSNTTLQTPLQRKVNKTGLPDNLKSGIESLSGHSLDDVKVHYNSGKPAQLNAHAYAQGTDIHLASGQERHLPHEAWHVVQQKQGRVKPTM; encoded by the coding sequence ATGAATATTCCTGCTGATAAGTCCACTAAGCATAAAGGGCAAACTGCTTCAGTATCAGTAGCTCAACAGGGCATCAGGAGTGTACCCACTTTTCAATTGGTAGACAAACGACCTGAAGCAATAGCTCAAAGAAAGATGCAATCTAAGGTCAACGATAGTGCGTTGGTTCAAAAAGCTGTTCAATTTCAGGAAAAGGCCAATAGCAATACTACCTTACAAACACCCCTTCAAAGGAAGGTCAACAAAACAGGGCTACCAGATAACCTAAAATCAGGTATAGAAAGCTTGTCGGGCCATTCTCTGGATGATGTAAAGGTGCATTATAATTCGGGCAAGCCAGCCCAGCTCAATGCACATGCCTATGCTCAGGGCACTGATATTCACTTAGCTTCCGGACAAGAAAGGCATCTACCTCATGAGGCCTGGCACGTGGTGCAGCAAAAGCAGGGCAGAGTGAAACCCACCATGTAA
- a CDS encoding HlyD family secretion protein encodes MSKNDDDINLRSEEVQAILTKVPNWMVLWGNVVFLTIILLLLIFSWFIKYPNVIRVEALITTQSPVNELYARSSGRLDSILVKEGGIVRKNQVIAVIENSSNYLDVIKLRSIIDTVKIKNQSFSFPIERLEDISLGDLQSSYALFENIYMQYLLSKNSYFQLDEYFSEHDHKRIQNLLSRKEDKQPEYSNHEEVDQIELQLKLLKDVIEAFDKLKRDVKEWEYTYLFKSGIKGKIVHLNYNKGSNVVKTGDLFCNIIPLDNSGYLISLKVPASELNSIEEGQLVKVHLTGYSENEYGKVTGKVISNSPMPDKEGYYEVLATLSDSKEIITTKNREINYARDLQGYAEIVTEDLRLSDRLFFKVKKILN; translated from the coding sequence ATGTCAAAAAACGATGATGACATAAACTTAAGAAGTGAGGAAGTACAAGCTATTTTAACAAAGGTCCCCAATTGGATGGTGCTTTGGGGAAATGTTGTTTTTTTAACTATAATTTTACTGCTTCTGATATTTTCTTGGTTTATAAAGTATCCTAATGTTATTAGGGTAGAGGCATTAATAACTACTCAGAGTCCTGTTAATGAATTATACGCTCGATCTTCAGGAAGACTTGATTCTATTCTGGTAAAAGAGGGAGGTATAGTAAGAAAGAATCAGGTCATTGCTGTTATTGAAAATAGTTCTAATTATCTGGATGTTATTAAGTTAAGATCAATAATTGATACTGTAAAAATAAAGAATCAGTCTTTCTCATTTCCAATTGAGCGACTTGAAGATATCTCATTAGGAGATTTGCAATCTAGCTATGCCTTATTTGAGAATATCTACATGCAATATTTGCTGAGCAAAAATTCATATTTTCAACTTGATGAATACTTCTCTGAACATGATCATAAACGTATACAAAATTTATTATCCAGAAAAGAAGATAAACAACCGGAATATTCAAACCATGAAGAGGTTGATCAAATTGAACTTCAATTAAAACTATTGAAAGATGTTATAGAAGCATTTGATAAGCTCAAAAGAGACGTTAAAGAATGGGAATATACATACTTGTTTAAATCTGGAATAAAGGGTAAGATAGTTCATCTAAATTATAATAAAGGCAGTAATGTAGTGAAAACCGGAGACTTATTTTGTAATATCATTCCCTTAGATAATTCAGGATATCTGATCTCACTTAAAGTTCCAGCTTCAGAATTGAACAGTATTGAAGAAGGACAATTAGTAAAGGTCCATTTAACAGGGTATTCTGAAAATGAATATGGCAAAGTAACAGGAAAAGTAATAAGCAATTCTCCAATGCCTGATAAAGAAGGTTATTATGAAGTCTTAGCGACTCTATCAGATTCTAAGGAGATAATAACAACTAAAAATAGGGAAATCAATTATGCACGGGATTTACAAGGTTACGCAGAAATAGTGACCGAAGATTTGAGACTGTCTGATCGTCTCTTCTTCAAGGTAAAGAAGATTCTCAATTGA